One region of Priestia megaterium genomic DNA includes:
- a CDS encoding DUF3311 domain-containing protein, whose product MKKIYLLCLLPFVGILGSLPFVNKVTPFILGMPFFLFWIVMWVILTSFIMGIVYKLDPAVKGGDKQ is encoded by the coding sequence ATGAAAAAAATTTATCTTCTTTGCCTGCTTCCGTTTGTAGGAATATTAGGTTCATTGCCTTTTGTTAACAAAGTGACGCCGTTTATTTTAGGGATGCCTTTTTTTCTTTTTTGGATTGTTATGTGGGTAATCCTTACATCTTTTATTATGGGTATTGTGTACAAGCTCGATCCTGCTGTTAAAGGAGGAGATAAACAATGA
- a CDS encoding Fur-regulated basic protein FbpA: MTSEKAFEQKKDLLMNQIIESGYFKAEDGRHLYELNLSELEQTHHDLQSQKVREV; this comes from the coding sequence ATGACATCTGAAAAAGCATTTGAGCAAAAGAAAGATCTTTTAATGAATCAAATTATTGAATCGGGTTACTTTAAAGCAGAAGACGGGAGACATTTGTACGAATTGAATTTAAGTGAACTAGAACAAACGCATCACGACCTTCAAAGCCAAAAGGTAAGAGAAGTATAA
- a CDS encoding alpha/beta hydrolase, translated as MPLDPHIQIFLNQYNEMPRPSLEDVTPLQLREMEKMSLTPSKEAVKKVYNEEIQLNERTLTIRVYEPEGTGPFPALVYYHGGGWVLGSLDTHDSICRSYANETNCIVVSVDYRLAPESKFPAAVNDAYDALEWISAHAFQLNIDSNKIAVGGDSAGGNLAAVASILAKQRQGPSIVHQLLIYPSVGFKNQHPASMKENAEGYLLSKDLMDWFRLQYLNNKEEEQHPYNAPVLLEDLSSLPSATILTAQYDPLRDSGKDYADALKNHGVPVTYENYETMIHGFLGFHEFVPLAQQAINKSAAQLRQVFDSI; from the coding sequence ATGCCGTTAGATCCGCATATTCAAATATTTCTAAATCAATATAACGAAATGCCCCGTCCTTCTTTAGAGGACGTTACACCCCTGCAGCTGAGGGAAATGGAAAAAATGTCTTTAACTCCTTCTAAAGAAGCAGTTAAAAAAGTATATAATGAAGAAATCCAATTAAATGAACGTACCCTCACTATACGAGTGTATGAGCCTGAAGGAACAGGGCCATTTCCCGCTCTTGTTTATTATCACGGAGGAGGCTGGGTATTAGGAAGCCTGGATACTCATGACTCCATATGCAGGTCGTATGCAAATGAAACAAACTGTATTGTAGTGTCTGTTGATTACCGCCTTGCTCCTGAGAGTAAATTTCCCGCTGCGGTGAACGATGCCTATGACGCCTTGGAGTGGATTTCAGCTCACGCGTTTCAATTAAATATTGATTCAAACAAAATTGCCGTTGGAGGAGATAGTGCCGGTGGCAACCTTGCTGCGGTTGCAAGCATTTTAGCAAAACAAAGACAAGGTCCATCCATTGTTCATCAGCTGCTTATTTATCCATCTGTAGGATTTAAAAATCAGCACCCTGCATCTATGAAAGAAAATGCCGAAGGATATCTTCTTTCAAAAGATCTTATGGATTGGTTTCGCCTTCAGTACTTAAATAATAAAGAAGAAGAACAGCATCCCTATAACGCTCCGGTATTACTAGAAGATTTATCGAGCCTGCCGAGCGCTACCATTCTTACAGCACAGTACGACCCTCTAAGAGATAGCGGAAAAGACTACGCGGACGCATTAAAAAATCATGGTGTTCCCGTCACCTACGAAAATTATGAAACAATGATTCACGGGTTTTTAGGGTTTCATGAATTTGTTCCACTCGCTCAGCAGGCGATCAATAAAAGCGCAGCTCAACTGCGTCAAGTATTTGATTCTATTTAA
- a CDS encoding helix-turn-helix domain-containing protein yields the protein MNDKKQVGQLIQDLRKIAEMTTVELSEGICTEEELHRFEQGEIHASSEVLYHLSKRLGVPMNYFFEAGELTPNDYSKEIKSTIRHYIRKRDYATVLHMVDKEKDNPMFQDPFHAQFFLWHEAICDYYIGNKFEQALRKLEKAIAFTRTSEQFYSEKEIAILNSIAIIYEEEGHLKKAFSTFMEGLQHIALLPKLKDPLVKIRILYGLSHALLQMERYEKSVKYAQAGLELCIQHETLYLLGELHYQIGEALCQLGELKEGIAYLEKAITVFEIEQNEAFVTIIKEEMSKYQETKKKS from the coding sequence TTGAATGATAAAAAACAAGTAGGTCAGCTGATTCAAGATCTGCGAAAGATTGCGGAAATGACAACTGTCGAGTTATCAGAAGGAATTTGTACAGAAGAAGAGCTACATCGATTTGAACAAGGTGAAATTCATGCAAGCAGTGAAGTTCTCTATCATTTATCGAAACGCTTAGGGGTTCCGATGAATTATTTCTTTGAAGCAGGAGAGCTAACGCCCAACGATTATTCAAAAGAAATTAAATCGACCATTAGGCATTATATACGAAAACGCGATTATGCAACCGTGTTACATATGGTGGATAAAGAAAAAGATAATCCTATGTTTCAAGATCCTTTTCACGCACAATTTTTCCTATGGCACGAAGCCATATGTGATTATTATATTGGAAATAAATTTGAGCAAGCGCTTCGTAAATTGGAAAAAGCGATTGCGTTCACGCGTACGAGCGAACAGTTTTATTCAGAAAAAGAGATTGCTATTTTAAATAGTATTGCCATTATTTACGAAGAAGAAGGTCATTTAAAAAAAGCGTTCAGTACGTTTATGGAAGGATTGCAGCATATTGCTTTGCTTCCTAAGTTAAAAGATCCTCTTGTCAAAATTCGAATTTTATATGGATTATCACATGCGCTTTTGCAAATGGAACGTTATGAAAAGTCGGTTAAATATGCACAAGCAGGACTAGAGCTGTGTATTCAGCATGAGACGCTTTATTTATTAGGAGAACTGCACTATCAAATTGGAGAAGCACTCTGTCAGCTTGGTGAGCTTAAAGAAGGAATAGCTTACCTAGAAAAAGCTATTACTGTTTTTGAAATTGAGCAAAATGAAGCGTTTGTGACCATTATTAAAGAAGAGATGTCTAAATATCAAGAAACAAAAAAGAAGAGCTGA
- a CDS encoding sodium:solute symporter family protein — MNTALIIIFGFLLLAIYLGIRATRGKKMDLEQWSVGGRGFGTIFVFFLMAGEIYTTFTFLGGSAWAYGKGGPAFYILAYISLAYVLGYWIGPQIWRYAKQHKLMSQPDFFVSKYKSPFLGIVVSCAGVLAIVPYIILQFKGLGIIVSEASYGSISSTAAIWIGAISLTVYLMISGIHGSAWTAIVKDIMIFIVVLFLGIYMPFHYYGGLQPMFEAVHQANPTFLTLPKTGLSISWFISTVMLTVLGFYMWPHTFNATYSAENENVFRKNSIISPIYTLMLLFVFFVGFTALMQVPGLQGAEADLSLLRLSIQTFDPWIVGFIGAAGLLTALVPGSMLLMAASTSLSKNVYGVLVPSATGKQISILAKCFVPVIALVSVYFTIHGGNTIVTLLLMGYSIVTQLFPAFIFSLMKNNIVTKYGACAGIVAGIASVMYITITETTLGTLFPALPQIIKDTNVGVISLFINLVVLMVVSLATKKIASQPHFESGAVDGKQIL, encoded by the coding sequence ATGAATACCGCACTGATTATTATTTTCGGTTTTTTACTTTTAGCTATTTATCTTGGAATTCGAGCTACGCGGGGCAAAAAAATGGATTTAGAACAGTGGAGCGTAGGGGGCAGAGGTTTTGGAACTATTTTTGTCTTCTTTTTGATGGCGGGTGAAATCTATACTACTTTTACGTTTCTAGGTGGAAGCGCTTGGGCATATGGGAAAGGAGGGCCGGCGTTTTATATTTTAGCCTATATTTCTTTAGCGTACGTGTTAGGGTATTGGATTGGTCCGCAAATATGGCGATATGCGAAGCAGCATAAGCTTATGTCTCAGCCGGATTTTTTTGTTTCAAAATACAAAAGTCCGTTTCTTGGTATCGTTGTTTCATGTGCAGGGGTGCTGGCAATTGTTCCTTATATTATTTTACAATTCAAAGGCCTAGGTATTATTGTATCTGAAGCTTCTTATGGCTCTATCTCTTCAACTGCAGCCATTTGGATTGGAGCCATATCATTAACGGTTTACTTAATGATATCAGGCATACATGGTTCTGCTTGGACGGCTATTGTGAAAGATATTATGATTTTTATTGTTGTCTTATTTTTAGGAATATATATGCCGTTTCATTACTACGGAGGCTTACAGCCAATGTTTGAGGCTGTGCATCAAGCAAATCCAACGTTTCTTACTCTTCCCAAGACAGGTCTCAGTATTTCGTGGTTTATTTCTACAGTCATGCTGACCGTATTAGGATTTTACATGTGGCCGCATACGTTTAATGCAACGTATTCAGCTGAAAACGAGAATGTATTTAGAAAGAATTCTATTATAAGTCCTATTTATACGTTAATGCTGCTTTTTGTCTTTTTTGTAGGGTTTACTGCTCTTATGCAGGTACCTGGACTACAAGGCGCAGAAGCGGACTTGTCACTGCTTCGTCTTTCCATTCAAACATTTGACCCGTGGATTGTCGGCTTTATCGGCGCAGCTGGTTTATTAACAGCGCTTGTGCCTGGATCGATGCTCTTGATGGCAGCTTCTACGTCACTATCTAAAAACGTTTACGGCGTGCTTGTTCCCTCAGCGACGGGCAAACAAATTTCGATACTGGCTAAATGCTTCGTACCAGTCATTGCGCTTGTTTCAGTCTATTTTACAATTCATGGAGGGAATACAATTGTAACGCTTTTACTAATGGGCTACAGCATTGTGACGCAGCTGTTTCCTGCTTTTATTTTTAGTTTAATGAAAAACAATATCGTGACTAAATACGGGGCGTGTGCAGGTATTGTTGCCGGCATTGCGTCTGTGATGTATATAACGATTACTGAAACAACGCTTGGCACGTTGTTTCCTGCGTTGCCACAAATCATTAAAGATACAAATGTCGGCGTCATTTCTTTATTTATTAATTTAGTTGTATTAATGGTGGTTAGTTTAGCAACAAAAAAAATCGCCTCACAGCCGCATTTTGAAAGCGGGGCAGTAGATGGCAAACAGATTTTATGA
- a CDS encoding STAS domain-containing protein produces MSEQNQRLFEYILENSASISEEWLHQRSNIKGSIYSKDADASVEKKLREQHRYTIETIASGFLDDQEIFKQRMMKWTTEVVNSRIKFDTPIYEVVEALSKTRKIIWTYVKTYSLIHSSITKEDILSWSEVYHTTFDKLINEFSEQYYKITRQKISLQQELIDETSFPVIPIVDHIAVLPLVGLIDEIKGDSIIEVVPKRCAEKHIRHLVIDLSGVNYVDTYVAHKFFDLINILQLLGIHAIMSGVSPDMAQTAVNVGISFNKIETFGHLKQALSSLGVKKKEEE; encoded by the coding sequence GTGAGTGAACAAAATCAACGTCTTTTTGAATATATTTTAGAGAATTCAGCCTCTATCAGTGAAGAATGGCTGCACCAAAGAAGTAATATTAAAGGATCGATTTACTCAAAGGACGCAGACGCATCAGTTGAGAAAAAGCTGCGCGAGCAGCATCGTTATACGATCGAAACAATTGCGAGCGGCTTTCTTGACGATCAAGAGATTTTTAAACAACGTATGATGAAATGGACGACGGAAGTAGTAAACAGCAGAATTAAATTTGATACGCCGATTTACGAAGTGGTAGAAGCGCTAAGCAAAACAAGAAAAATTATTTGGACATATGTCAAAACATATAGCCTGATACATTCATCTATTACAAAAGAAGATATACTGTCTTGGAGTGAAGTTTATCATACAACATTTGATAAACTCATTAATGAATTTTCCGAACAGTATTATAAAATCACAAGGCAAAAAATAAGTCTTCAGCAAGAGCTAATCGACGAAACGAGTTTTCCTGTTATTCCAATTGTAGACCACATCGCGGTCTTGCCTTTGGTAGGGCTTATTGATGAAATCAAAGGTGATTCCATTATCGAGGTTGTTCCAAAAAGGTGTGCAGAAAAACATATAAGGCATTTAGTCATTGACTTATCGGGTGTAAATTATGTAGATACGTATGTCGCTCACAAATTTTTTGATTTGATTAACATTTTGCAGCTGCTAGGCATCCATGCGATTATGTCAGGAGTGAGTCCTGACATGGCTCAGACGGCTGTTAATGTAGGAATCAGTTTTAATAAAATTGAAACGTTCGGACATTTAAAACAAGCGCTCTCTTCGCTTGGTGTAAAGAAAAAAGAAGAGGAATAA
- a CDS encoding PCYCGC motif-containing (lipo)protein has product MKKSIILLGLLATSIGLSACSNNTTTSSATNSSAHSGHEHHKAAVADIREETPGADVLPQFLKNQPKDMKLVYLSVAKNRELLEKIPCYCGCGMEANHKNSYDCFIFKNKRNGAVVWDDHGTKCGLCIEIAAKAMLDYNRGKSIKDIRKDIDEKYKEGYAQPTPTPSL; this is encoded by the coding sequence TTGAAAAAATCAATTATTTTGTTGGGGCTTCTCGCTACAAGTATTGGATTATCAGCTTGCTCAAACAATACAACAACTTCTTCTGCTACAAACTCTTCTGCACATTCAGGTCATGAACATCATAAAGCTGCAGTTGCTGATATTCGCGAAGAGACTCCAGGAGCAGATGTTTTACCACAGTTTTTGAAGAACCAGCCTAAAGACATGAAGCTAGTTTATCTATCCGTTGCTAAAAATCGTGAACTACTTGAAAAAATCCCTTGCTACTGTGGATGTGGCATGGAAGCGAATCACAAAAATAGCTATGACTGCTTTATTTTTAAAAACAAAAGAAATGGAGCAGTTGTCTGGGATGATCATGGAACAAAATGCGGATTGTGTATAGAAATTGCAGCTAAAGCTATGCTCGACTATAACCGAGGCAAATCAATAAAAGATATTCGCAAAGACATCGATGAAAAATATAAGGAAGGCTATGCACAACCCACTCCTACTCCTTCCTTGTAG
- a CDS encoding alpha/beta-type small acid-soluble spore protein: MANRNPILVQGAEQLLDQLKTEIAGRLNVQLGAEQTARANGSVGGEMTKHLVAMAQQQLSGAQGHIR, translated from the coding sequence ATGGCAAATCGTAATCCTATTTTAGTTCAAGGTGCTGAACAGCTTCTTGATCAGTTAAAAACGGAAATCGCGGGAAGACTTAACGTTCAGCTTGGCGCGGAACAAACGGCTCGCGCAAATGGTTCTGTTGGTGGAGAAATGACGAAGCATCTTGTTGCGATGGCGCAGCAGCAATTAAGCGGTGCACAAGGACACATTCGCTAG
- a CDS encoding YihY/virulence factor BrkB family protein, whose protein sequence is MKKLLSFGKSLGKEIQEDQATGLAAEQAYYYMLSLFPMLILLISIVPYLSIKPEEAIDLLQSVMPGETAAIFKDNVAQFVSQPNGGLLTVGILGTIWSASNGMNAFIRAMNQAYDVKEQRSFIKVRGLSILLTIGLIVTIVVSLLLPVFGGVLLNWISEWFSLPSGTTVVLNILRWIVGVGTMVLVLSVLYRLAPNKTFPFAHVWPGALAATLLWQLTSLGFSFYVSNFGNYSATYGSLGGVIVLMLWLFLTGLILVIGGEINAIYHRNKTAAPPKDTSQAM, encoded by the coding sequence ATGAAAAAGCTATTATCATTTGGAAAAAGTCTTGGTAAAGAAATTCAAGAAGACCAAGCAACGGGACTAGCGGCTGAGCAAGCCTATTATTATATGCTATCATTATTCCCTATGCTTATTTTACTGATATCGATTGTTCCGTATCTATCGATTAAACCGGAAGAGGCAATCGATCTTCTTCAAAGCGTTATGCCGGGAGAAACGGCTGCAATCTTTAAAGATAACGTAGCTCAATTTGTGAGCCAACCAAACGGCGGGTTACTGACTGTAGGGATTTTAGGAACCATTTGGTCCGCTTCAAACGGTATGAACGCCTTTATTCGTGCAATGAACCAAGCCTACGACGTGAAAGAACAGCGCTCGTTTATTAAAGTAAGAGGCTTGTCCATTCTTTTAACAATTGGATTAATTGTAACAATTGTTGTATCGCTTCTTTTACCAGTGTTCGGAGGGGTTTTGTTAAATTGGATAAGCGAATGGTTTTCTCTTCCTTCAGGTACAACAGTGGTTTTAAATATTCTGCGCTGGATTGTTGGTGTCGGCACTATGGTACTTGTTTTATCCGTATTATACAGATTAGCGCCAAATAAAACATTTCCTTTTGCTCACGTATGGCCCGGAGCACTCGCTGCTACGCTGCTATGGCAGCTGACATCTTTAGGGTTCTCATTTTACGTAAGCAACTTTGGCAATTATTCTGCTACTTATGGAAGCTTAGGAGGCGTAATTGTTCTGATGCTTTGGCTATTTTTAACGGGGTTAATTCTCGTCATTGGAGGAGAGATTAATGCTATTTATCACCGAAACAAAACGGCTGCACCTCCTAAAGATACGTCTCAGGCGATGTAA
- a CDS encoding dimethylarginine dimethylaminohydrolase family protein, which yields MQMKQPAKMTNSYGCKNEYDTLKRVVVCPPTYMKIEEIINETQKHYADENIDESLASKQHRQFVECLQKEGIEVIALSAQEPFPEQVFTRDIGYTLGDTVIVTKMGSEIRSGEEQVLADWLQQQGIPFHQVPDHSIEGGDVLIDGQAIFIALSDRTSKEGVEHIQELLPAYEVVPIPIDRSYLHLDCVLNILSSTEALVFSPALHEKELNLLRMKYDLIEVTKEEQFTMGTNVLSIGNQRVISLPMNTEVNEELRKRGYKVIEVDISEIIKSGGSFRCCTMPLERV from the coding sequence AAATGAGTATGATACATTAAAACGTGTGGTCGTTTGTCCACCTACATATATGAAAATTGAAGAAATTATTAATGAAACACAAAAGCATTATGCGGACGAAAACATTGATGAGAGCTTAGCTTCAAAGCAGCACCGTCAATTTGTCGAATGTCTTCAAAAAGAAGGGATTGAAGTCATCGCACTATCTGCACAAGAGCCATTTCCAGAACAAGTATTTACACGGGATATTGGCTATACGCTCGGAGATACCGTTATTGTCACGAAAATGGGCAGCGAAATTCGAAGCGGAGAAGAACAAGTGCTAGCCGATTGGCTGCAGCAGCAAGGTATTCCTTTCCATCAGGTACCGGACCACTCCATTGAAGGTGGAGATGTGCTGATTGATGGACAAGCTATTTTTATTGCACTCAGCGACCGTACAAGTAAAGAAGGCGTGGAGCATATCCAAGAGCTGCTTCCAGCGTATGAGGTTGTTCCGATTCCTATTGATCGGTCTTATCTTCATCTTGATTGTGTGTTAAATATTTTATCATCTACAGAAGCGCTTGTATTTTCACCCGCTTTACATGAAAAAGAATTAAATTTACTTCGCATGAAATATGATTTAATTGAAGTAACAAAAGAAGAGCAGTTTACGATGGGAACCAATGTATTATCCATCGGTAATCAACGGGTGATCAGTCTTCCAATGAATACAGAAGTGAATGAAGAGTTAAGGAAACGAGGCTATAAAGTAATTGAAGTTGATATATCTGAAATTATTAAATCCGGCGGTTCTTTCCGCTGCTGTACAATGCCTCTTGAACGAGTGTAA
- a CDS encoding PIN domain-containing protein yields the protein MLGEKVIIDTNIWASHALNYPEVVEYINELISNNTEFLMPTVVQMELLSHWEVETNPQVKAVKNHYIYDMTDKIVDVTSEIAQLAAQIRRKAKIESNKKIKGPDAMIAASAFIHNAKLISNNNKDFAWITFNFSYRGQPLSYVNPIKDTIAYASFIKSFEPPNLPGADNLQENEKES from the coding sequence GTGTTGGGTGAAAAAGTAATCATTGATACAAACATTTGGGCTTCACATGCGCTTAATTATCCAGAAGTTGTGGAATATATTAATGAACTTATTTCAAATAATACGGAATTTTTAATGCCTACCGTTGTACAAATGGAACTTCTGTCGCATTGGGAAGTAGAAACAAATCCTCAAGTCAAAGCAGTAAAAAATCATTATATTTACGATATGACCGATAAGATTGTAGACGTTACAAGTGAAATTGCACAGCTAGCAGCTCAAATTCGCAGAAAAGCCAAAATAGAATCAAATAAAAAAATTAAAGGCCCGGATGCGATGATTGCCGCATCTGCTTTTATACATAATGCAAAACTAATTTCCAACAATAATAAAGATTTTGCTTGGATTACATTTAATTTCAGCTACCGAGGTCAACCATTATCTTATGTAAATCCTATTAAAGACACGATTGCTTACGCTTCTTTTATTAAAAGCTTCGAACCTCCCAACCTTCCCGGTGCTGATAACTTACAAGAAAACGAGAAGGAAAGTTAA
- a CDS encoding ring-cleaving dioxygenase — translation MNHLKGIHHVTAITSSAEKNYEFFTYVLGMRLVKKTVNQDDIQTYHLFFADDKGSAGTDMTFFDFPGIPKGSHGTNEISKTSFRVPNDEALDYWVKRFDRLEVKHTGIQELFGKKTLSFVDFDDQQYQLISDEGNQGVESGTPWQKGPVPLQYAITGLGPIFIRIAEFNYFKEMMEKVLLFKEIAQEGNLHLFEVGEGGNGAQVVVEHNEKLPQAQQGFGTVHHVAFRVENRQALEEWINRMPSFGFHTSGYVNRHFFESLYARVAPQILFEFATDGPGFMGDEPYETLGEKLSLPPFLEPKRAEIEKLVRPIDTVRSTKEFVKE, via the coding sequence ATGAACCACTTAAAAGGAATACACCACGTAACGGCTATTACGAGCAGCGCAGAAAAGAATTATGAATTTTTCACCTATGTGTTAGGCATGCGCTTAGTAAAAAAAACGGTCAATCAAGATGATATTCAAACGTATCATTTGTTTTTCGCAGATGATAAAGGCAGTGCCGGAACGGACATGACTTTTTTTGATTTTCCAGGAATTCCAAAAGGTTCTCACGGAACAAATGAAATTTCAAAAACATCTTTCCGCGTTCCAAATGATGAGGCTTTAGACTATTGGGTAAAGCGCTTTGATCGCTTAGAAGTGAAGCATACGGGGATTCAAGAGCTATTTGGGAAAAAGACGCTTTCGTTTGTTGATTTTGATGATCAGCAGTATCAGTTAATTTCCGATGAAGGAAATCAAGGAGTTGAATCAGGCACTCCTTGGCAAAAAGGTCCTGTACCTCTTCAATACGCTATTACGGGACTCGGTCCTATCTTTATTCGTATCGCCGAGTTTAATTACTTTAAAGAAATGATGGAAAAAGTCCTTTTATTTAAAGAGATTGCTCAAGAAGGAAATCTCCATCTATTTGAAGTAGGAGAAGGGGGAAACGGTGCGCAAGTAGTAGTCGAACACAACGAAAAACTTCCGCAGGCTCAGCAAGGTTTTGGAACGGTTCATCACGTTGCTTTTCGCGTAGAAAATCGACAGGCTCTTGAAGAATGGATTAACCGAATGCCAAGCTTCGGTTTCCATACGTCTGGTTATGTGAATCGTCACTTCTTTGAATCGTTGTATGCAAGAGTGGCTCCGCAAATTTTATTTGAATTTGCGACAGATGGACCAGGATTTATGGGAGATGAACCTTACGAAACGCTCGGAGAAAAATTATCACTTCCTCCATTTTTAGAGCCAAAACGTGCAGAAATTGAGAAGCTCGTGCGTCCGATTGATACAGTAAGAAGTACAAAAGAGTTTGTGAAAGAATAG